The proteins below are encoded in one region of Pongo pygmaeus isolate AG05252 chromosome 20, NHGRI_mPonPyg2-v2.0_pri, whole genome shotgun sequence:
- the ZNF575 gene encoding zinc finger protein 575 has product MLERGAESAAGATDPSPTGKEPVTKEAPHQGPPQKPSQSAPGPTASAGSPRRRPPPQRPHRCPDCDKAFSYPSKLATHRLAHGGARPHPCPDCPKAFSYPSKLAAHRLTHSGARPHPCPHCPKAFGHRSKLAAHLWTHAPTRPYPCPDCPKSFCYPSKLAAHRHTHHATDARPYPCPHCPKAFSFPSKLAAHRLCHDPPTAPGSQAATRHRCSSCGQAFGQRRLLLLHQRSHHQVEHKGERD; this is encoded by the exons ATGCTGGAGCGAGGCGCGGAGTCCGCGGCCGGGGCCACCGATCCTAGTCCCACTGGCAAGGAACCGGTGACCAAAGAAG ctccccaccagggCCCACCGCAGAAGCCCAGCCAGTCAGCTCCAGGGCCCACCGCGTCCGCGGGCTCGCCTCGCCGGCGGCCCCCACCCCAGCGCCCGCACCGCTGCCCCGACTGTGACAAGGCCTTCTCGTACCCGTCCAAGCTGGCCACGCACCGCTTAGCACACGGAGGCGCCCGACCCCACCCATGCCCAGACTGCCCCAAGGCCTTCTCCTACCCGTCCAAGCTGGCAGCCCACCGCCTCACGCACAGCGGAGCCCGCCCGCACCCGTGCCCACACTGCCCGAAGGCCTTTGGCCACCGCTCCAAGCTGGCGGCTCACCTCTGGACCCACGCACCCACCCGCCCCTACCCGTGCCCCGACTGCCCCAAGTCCTTCTGCTACCCTTCCAAGCTGGCGGCCCACCGCCACACGCACCACGCCACCGACGCCCGCCCCTATCCTTGCCCTCATTGCCCCAAGGCTTTCTCATTTCCCTCCAAGCTGGCCGCCCATCGCCTATGTCACGACCCCCCAACCGCGCCCGGCAGCCAGGCGGCTACCCGGCACCGATGCTCCAGCTGCGGCCAAGCCTTTGGCCAGAGACGCTTACTGCTCCTTCATCAACGCAGCCACCACCAGGTGGAGCACAAGGGGGAGAGAGACTGA